From Chryseobacterium sp. H1D6B, a single genomic window includes:
- a CDS encoding polysaccharide biosynthesis/export family protein codes for MKGKILGIFLVFLLVSCKTKQNAKNDLNYMQNIEKVATESSVKNSNSTIQVGDQLVILITAKDMDVVKPFNQNYFSSEVIQGNSFAGGNTPNQGISTIAGPTYIVDSDGNIDFPVLGKLSTKDKSLVAFKDELRDRMTKYVINPSVNVRLANFRVTILGEVNKQGDYTIANGQATILNALGLAGDLTMYGKRDDILVIRTENGTITHGKVNLQDANLINSPYYNLKQGDAIIVSATKIRDLTSKQNPNTGLYLTAASIAVTAIAVVVSLFKK; via the coding sequence ATGAAGGGTAAAATATTGGGAATATTTCTTGTATTCTTATTAGTGTCGTGTAAGACTAAACAGAATGCTAAGAATGACTTGAATTATATGCAAAATATAGAGAAAGTCGCTACAGAATCATCTGTAAAGAATTCTAATTCTACAATACAAGTAGGGGATCAGCTGGTAATTCTTATTACGGCAAAAGATATGGATGTTGTAAAACCATTCAATCAAAACTATTTCTCTTCCGAAGTTATTCAAGGTAATAGTTTCGCTGGGGGAAATACACCTAACCAAGGAATTTCTACTATTGCTGGACCTACATATATTGTAGACAGTGATGGAAATATAGATTTTCCAGTTCTAGGAAAACTTAGTACAAAAGATAAATCTTTAGTAGCGTTTAAAGATGAGCTGAGAGATAGAATGACAAAATATGTTATTAATCCATCAGTGAATGTAAGGCTGGCTAATTTTAGAGTGACAATCTTAGGGGAAGTAAATAAACAAGGAGACTACACAATTGCTAACGGACAAGCAACAATTCTTAATGCATTGGGACTTGCAGGAGACCTAACAATGTATGGGAAAAGAGATGATATATTAGTAATAAGAACTGAAAATGGTACGATTACCCATGGTAAAGTAAATTTACAGGATGCTAATCTTATTAATTCACCTTATTATAATTTAAAGCAAGGCGATGCCATAATAGTTTCTGCAACTAAAATCAGAGATCTTACCTCTAAACAAAACCCTAATACAGGACTTTATTTAACAGCAGCTTCAATCGCTGTTACAGCAATTGCTGTTGTAGTAAGTTTATTCAAGAAATAA
- a CDS encoding nucleoside-diphosphate sugar epimerase/dehydratase has product MYNSLRKKIFGGDNVVNLSDVRYLPRWIILVIDIIILVVSLFLSTYIIEKITQKEFIYHDDKSVVFAFIILMNTVFMYIFKTYAGIIRHSTFIDLFKLLISCFCTMAVISTVNIVYFWFTGGKFILTPYLVLYFIISFMGLFLFRLYVKEFFHIVREYRRSALKKRILVLGIDEQSIAIARAILDNPSLPYQVVGFLTQRTDSKRASLLGKPIYEKRRIEEATKEELIIDGVIIVKEMMSKDEMNSWVNLFLEKDLNIFKAPSVQKLRDSDLGGSIRNLQIEDLLNRRPIKIESEEVRSRHFNKNILVTGGAGSIGSEIVRQVAQFNPALIVVLDQAETPLYDIELEMKDKFPHIRFKFVLADVSNIQRIEPVFQIHNFSMVYHAAAYKHVPLVEENPNEAILVNVLGSKNIATLSSKYKVNRFVMVSTDKAVNPTNVMGASKRAAELFVQSLQNVEGNTTKFITTRFGNVLGSNGSVIPYFKKQIEAGGPVTITHPDIVRYFMTIPEACELVLHAGTMGQGGEIFVFDMGEPVKILDLAKRMIKLSGFEPNIDIKIIYTGLRPGEKLYEELLSDNAKTLPTHNEKIMISKDPTIEFLEIEGLIDSITKASLVEDKVEVVKLLKIIVPEFRSNNSIYEVLDK; this is encoded by the coding sequence ATGTACAACTCTCTTAGAAAAAAAATATTTGGAGGAGATAATGTTGTCAATCTCTCAGACGTAAGATACCTTCCTAGATGGATAATACTAGTAATAGATATTATTATTCTGGTTGTATCTTTATTTCTTTCTACCTACATTATAGAAAAGATCACTCAAAAAGAATTTATTTATCATGATGATAAAAGCGTTGTGTTTGCATTTATTATTTTGATGAATACAGTGTTTATGTACATTTTTAAGACCTATGCAGGAATTATAAGGCATTCAACATTTATTGACTTATTCAAATTGCTGATTTCTTGTTTCTGTACTATGGCTGTTATAAGTACAGTGAATATTGTCTATTTCTGGTTTACAGGAGGGAAATTTATTCTTACGCCTTATCTGGTACTGTATTTTATTATTTCCTTTATGGGGTTATTTCTTTTCAGACTTTATGTTAAAGAATTTTTTCATATCGTTAGAGAATACAGAAGAAGTGCTCTAAAGAAAAGGATTTTGGTATTAGGGATTGATGAGCAGTCTATCGCCATTGCGAGAGCGATTTTGGATAATCCAAGTCTGCCCTATCAAGTCGTGGGTTTTCTTACTCAAAGAACAGACTCTAAAAGAGCATCCCTATTAGGAAAGCCTATTTATGAGAAAAGAAGAATTGAGGAGGCTACCAAAGAGGAACTTATAATAGACGGGGTCATTATCGTAAAAGAAATGATGTCTAAAGATGAAATGAACTCTTGGGTGAATTTGTTTTTAGAAAAAGATCTAAATATTTTTAAAGCACCATCTGTTCAGAAATTGAGAGACAGTGATTTAGGAGGGTCAATTAGGAATCTTCAAATTGAAGATCTACTCAATAGAAGACCTATTAAAATTGAAAGTGAAGAAGTTAGGAGCAGACACTTTAATAAAAATATACTAGTAACCGGCGGAGCTGGTTCTATTGGAAGTGAAATTGTAAGACAGGTTGCACAGTTTAACCCTGCTTTAATAGTTGTTTTAGACCAGGCAGAAACTCCATTATATGACATTGAACTTGAGATGAAGGATAAATTCCCTCATATTAGGTTTAAATTTGTTTTAGCCGATGTTTCTAACATACAAAGGATAGAACCCGTATTCCAGATTCATAATTTCTCAATGGTATATCATGCCGCAGCCTATAAGCATGTTCCTTTAGTTGAAGAAAACCCTAATGAAGCTATTCTTGTCAACGTCTTAGGATCAAAAAATATAGCTACCTTATCCAGTAAGTATAAAGTTAACAGATTTGTGATGGTTTCTACAGATAAAGCAGTAAACCCTACGAATGTAATGGGAGCTTCTAAAAGAGCCGCAGAATTATTTGTTCAGTCATTACAAAATGTTGAAGGAAACACTACAAAATTTATTACTACAAGGTTTGGTAATGTTTTAGGATCAAACGGATCTGTTATTCCTTATTTTAAAAAGCAGATTGAGGCCGGAGGTCCTGTTACTATTACGCATCCAGACATTGTAAGATACTTTATGACAATTCCTGAAGCATGTGAGCTTGTTCTGCATGCAGGAACAATGGGACAAGGAGGTGAGATCTTTGTCTTTGATATGGGTGAACCTGTAAAGATTTTGGATCTTGCAAAAAGAATGATAAAATTGTCAGGATTCGAACCAAATATTGATATAAAAATTATATATACAGGACTTAGACCTGGTGAAAAGTTATATGAAGAATTACTAAGTGATAATGCAAAAACACTTCCTACTCATAACGAAAAGATTATGATTTCTAAAGATCCTACCATAGAATTTTTAGAAATAGAAGGCTTGATAGATTCAATTACAAAAGCATCTTTAGTTGAAGATAAGGTAGAGGTAGTTAAGCTTTTGAAAATCATTGTGCCTGAATTTAGAAGTAATAATTCTATCTACGAGGTTTTGGATAAATAG
- a CDS encoding DegT/DnrJ/EryC1/StrS family aminotransferase, whose protein sequence is MEKQKIWLSPPHMGGSELKYIQQAFDTNWISQYGSNIDEFESSLENYLGNNSFVTALSSGTAAIHLALKLLNVEEGDFVICQSFTFVASANPILYLKAVPIFVDSESETWNMCPNALEDAVKFCIQKGKKPRAIITVSLYGMPFKVDEILEISRKYEIPIIEDSAEALGSKYKNQLCGTFGDLSIISFNGNKIITASGGGILISRNESDKSRALFLSTQAKDNKDYYCHSEIGYNYRMNNISAGIGRGQMEVLENRIEQRRINHDFYQENIGDNENIKLFSAPNSDFYSNYWLNTIILKNKVSKENLRREFLQSNIETRYLWKPMHLQPLYNQCEFFGNNLSGILFESGLCLPSGTNLTNNCKARISKVLKNTID, encoded by the coding sequence TTGGAAAAACAAAAAATTTGGCTTTCACCTCCGCATATGGGAGGAAGTGAGCTGAAATATATACAGCAGGCATTTGATACCAACTGGATTTCTCAATATGGCTCTAACATAGATGAATTTGAAAGTAGTTTAGAAAATTATCTGGGCAATAATTCTTTTGTCACAGCCTTATCGTCTGGAACAGCAGCCATTCATTTAGCACTAAAATTATTAAATGTAGAAGAAGGAGATTTTGTAATTTGTCAGTCATTTACTTTTGTAGCGTCAGCAAATCCTATTCTTTACTTGAAGGCCGTTCCCATATTTGTAGACAGCGAAAGCGAAACCTGGAACATGTGCCCGAATGCACTAGAAGATGCCGTTAAATTCTGCATACAGAAGGGCAAAAAACCTAGGGCAATCATTACCGTATCTTTATATGGAATGCCATTTAAAGTTGATGAAATACTTGAGATTTCAAGAAAATATGAGATTCCTATTATTGAAGACAGCGCAGAAGCTCTTGGCAGCAAATATAAAAATCAACTTTGTGGAACTTTTGGTGATCTATCGATTATAAGTTTTAACGGAAATAAAATTATTACTGCTTCTGGAGGAGGGATTTTGATTTCCAGAAATGAATCGGATAAAAGCAGAGCACTTTTTCTTTCAACACAAGCAAAAGATAATAAAGACTATTACTGCCATTCTGAAATAGGCTATAATTACAGAATGAATAATATTTCGGCGGGAATCGGGAGAGGACAGATGGAAGTTTTAGAAAATAGAATAGAGCAAAGAAGAATAAACCATGATTTTTATCAAGAAAATATAGGTGATAATGAAAATATTAAACTTTTTTCTGCACCAAATAGTGACTTTTATTCTAATTATTGGTTAAATACAATCATTCTAAAGAACAAAGTTTCAAAAGAAAATCTTAGAAGAGAATTCTTGCAAAGTAATATAGAAACCAGATATTTATGGAAACCCATGCATTTACAACCCTTATATAATCAGTGTGAATTTTTTGGAAATAATCTTTCTGGTATACTTTTTGAAAGTGGTTTATGTTTGCCGTCAGGTACTAATTTAACGAACAATTGTAAGGCTAGAATTTCAAAAGTTTTAAAAAACACAATAGATTAA
- a CDS encoding regulatory protein RecX has protein sequence MEKKSFTFEEIKQKLVNYCVYQDRCHAEVEQKMREFMVIPEAKDEIFLYLLKENYLNEERFTRSYIRGKFYIKHWGKNKIRIYLKQKQVPEKLINSCFDEIDEADYEKTIKKIFEDYSSRQTGLKEYQKKSKTIKYLMSRGFEYEKINDIFE, from the coding sequence ATGGAAAAAAAGTCTTTTACTTTTGAGGAAATTAAGCAGAAATTGGTGAATTATTGTGTTTACCAGGACCGTTGTCATGCAGAAGTAGAGCAGAAGATGAGGGAGTTTATGGTGATTCCAGAGGCCAAAGATGAAATTTTTTTATATCTTTTGAAGGAAAATTATTTAAATGAGGAAAGATTTACAAGAAGCTATATAAGAGGAAAGTTTTATATAAAACACTGGGGAAAAAATAAAATCCGTATTTACTTAAAACAAAAACAGGTTCCTGAGAAGTTGATTAACAGTTGTTTTGATGAAATAGACGAAGCAGATTATGAGAAAACGATTAAGAAAATCTTTGAAGATTATTCTTCAAGGCAGACGGGATTAAAAGAATATCAGAAAAAATCAAAGACAATCAAGTATTTAATGAGCAGAGGTTTTGAATATGAAAAAATAAATGATATTTTTGAATAA
- the glyA gene encoding serine hydroxymethyltransferase codes for MDIIFDLIEKERQRQTHGLELIASENFVSENVMKAMGSVLTNKYAEGYPGKRYYGGCEVVDEVETLAIDRAKELFGVDYVNVQPHSGSQANAAVYLAVLKPGDKIMGMDLSMGGHLTHGSAVNFSGIQYNVVSYGVQQETGLIDYDQMREVALRERPKMLIAGFSAYSRDLEYAKFREVADEIGATLWADIAHPAGLVAKGLLNSPFEHCHVVTTTTHKTLRGPRGGMIMMGKDFENTYGHKTPKGEIKMMSQVLDGAVFPGIQGGPLEHVIAGKAVAFAEAIDSQFETYAKQVKSNAQALAKAMISRGFDIVSGGTDNHLMLVDLRNKGVNGKETEKALVKADITCNKNMVPFDDKSPFTTSGIRLGTAAITTRGLKENDMETIAGLISEVVDNIKNEEVLVSVRKKVNELMEGKALFNY; via the coding sequence ATGGACATTATTTTCGACCTTATAGAAAAAGAAAGACAAAGACAAACTCACGGATTAGAACTGATTGCTTCAGAAAACTTTGTTTCTGAAAATGTGATGAAAGCAATGGGGAGCGTTCTTACCAATAAATATGCAGAAGGATACCCTGGAAAAAGATATTACGGAGGTTGTGAAGTAGTAGATGAGGTCGAAACTTTAGCAATTGATAGAGCAAAAGAACTTTTCGGAGTAGATTATGTAAATGTCCAGCCGCATTCTGGTTCACAGGCTAATGCAGCAGTTTATCTGGCAGTTTTAAAGCCGGGAGATAAAATTATGGGGATGGATCTTTCTATGGGAGGACACTTAACACATGGTTCAGCAGTTAATTTTTCTGGAATTCAATATAATGTAGTTTCTTACGGAGTACAGCAGGAGACGGGTTTGATCGATTATGATCAAATGAGAGAAGTTGCTCTTAGAGAAAGACCAAAAATGCTTATCGCAGGTTTCTCAGCCTATTCTAGAGATTTAGAGTATGCTAAATTCAGAGAAGTTGCAGATGAAATCGGCGCTACACTTTGGGCTGATATTGCCCACCCTGCTGGTTTAGTGGCAAAAGGATTATTAAATTCTCCATTCGAACACTGCCACGTAGTAACAACTACTACCCATAAGACTTTAAGAGGCCCAAGAGGAGGAATGATCATGATGGGGAAAGATTTTGAAAATACTTACGGCCACAAAACACCGAAAGGAGAGATCAAAATGATGAGCCAGGTATTAGACGGAGCTGTTTTTCCTGGAATTCAAGGAGGTCCTTTAGAGCACGTTATTGCCGGAAAAGCTGTTGCTTTCGCAGAAGCTATTGATTCTCAGTTTGAAACTTATGCTAAGCAGGTGAAATCTAATGCTCAGGCTTTAGCAAAAGCAATGATCAGCAGAGGATTTGATATTGTAAGCGGCGGTACAGACAACCACTTAATGCTTGTAGACCTTAGAAATAAAGGAGTAAACGGAAAAGAAACTGAAAAAGCTTTAGTAAAAGCTGATATCACATGTAATAAAAATATGGTTCCTTTTGATGATAAATCACCTTTTACAACTTCAGGGATCAGATTAGGAACTGCAGCGATCACTACAAGAGGATTAAAAGAAAATGATATGGAAACTATCGCAGGGTTAATTTCTGAAGTAGTAGACAATATTAAAAATGAAGAAGTACTGGTTTCTGTAAGGAAAAAAGTAAACGAATTAATGGAAGGAAAAGCATTGTTCAACTATTAA
- a CDS encoding protein-tyrosine-phosphatase has protein sequence MNTHLLENIRNVVLQGISEERKLVLQLLIDFIQDKVDNQEIVNINFICTHNSRRSHFSQIWAQTVASYFKIPNVYCYSGGTESTALFPKVAATLADEGFQILKLSGGENSVYAVKYDENEVPVIGFSKKYDDAFNPISGFAAVMTCSQADKECPFIAGAEKRISIPFEDPKLSDGTSQQTKIYQERSLEIAGEMLYVFSKINN, from the coding sequence ATGAATACACACTTATTAGAAAATATCAGAAATGTAGTACTGCAGGGAATCTCCGAAGAAAGAAAACTTGTTTTACAGCTTTTGATTGATTTCATACAGGACAAAGTGGATAATCAGGAAATCGTAAATATTAATTTTATTTGTACCCACAATTCCCGAAGAAGTCATTTTTCTCAGATCTGGGCACAAACAGTAGCTTCTTATTTTAAAATTCCCAATGTATACTGCTATTCGGGAGGAACAGAATCAACAGCGTTATTTCCAAAAGTGGCAGCAACATTAGCTGATGAAGGATTTCAAATTTTAAAACTGAGTGGAGGTGAAAATTCTGTTTATGCTGTTAAATATGACGAAAATGAAGTGCCGGTCATCGGTTTTTCTAAAAAATATGATGATGCCTTTAATCCCATTTCAGGTTTTGCCGCGGTGATGACCTGTTCTCAGGCTGACAAAGAATGTCCTTTCATTGCAGGAGCAGAAAAACGTATTTCTATACCTTTTGAAGATCCTAAACTTTCAGACGGGACATCTCAACAAACTAAAATCTATCAAGAAAGAAGTCTGGAAATAGCAGGCGAAATGCTGTATGTTTTTTCAAAAATCAATAATTAA
- a CDS encoding DUF6428 family protein codes for MKLSEIKNLLPNLENVEFQLENGKFVPEHFHVTEIGMVSKNFIDCGGTMRKEERVNFQLWDADDYEHRLKPNKLLHIIQLSEEKLGIGDFEIEVEYQDQTIGKYDLDFNGRNFILKNKVTACLANEACGLPQEKKKLNLTDLKSSNSSCSEESGCC; via the coding sequence ATGAAATTATCAGAAATTAAAAATTTACTGCCAAACTTAGAAAATGTAGAATTTCAGCTTGAAAACGGAAAGTTTGTTCCGGAACATTTTCACGTGACCGAAATCGGGATGGTAAGTAAAAACTTTATCGACTGCGGAGGAACCATGAGAAAAGAAGAGAGAGTGAATTTTCAGCTTTGGGATGCCGATGATTATGAACACCGCTTAAAACCAAATAAACTTTTACATATCATCCAGCTTTCCGAAGAAAAATTGGGAATTGGAGATTTTGAAATTGAAGTCGAATACCAAGATCAGACTATTGGAAAATATGATTTGGATTTCAACGGCCGTAATTTTATTTTAAAGAACAAAGTAACTGCGTGCCTGGCGAATGAAGCTTGTGGTCTTCCTCAAGAGAAAAAGAAATTAAACCTGACAGATCTTAAAAGTTCAAACTCTTCCTGCAGTGAAGAAAGCGGATGCTGTTAA
- a CDS encoding metalloregulator ArsR/SmtB family transcription factor, giving the protein MGATKTDFFTEKQNQIASTAKALGHPARVAIIEYLLKVNECICGDIVNELPLAQPTVSQHLKELKNAGLIKGSIEGNTICYCIDEKAFEILNTYFSNIITAVKKQNCC; this is encoded by the coding sequence ATGGGAGCTACCAAAACAGATTTCTTCACGGAAAAACAAAACCAGATTGCATCGACTGCAAAAGCGTTGGGGCATCCGGCCAGAGTTGCCATTATTGAATATCTTCTTAAGGTAAACGAATGCATCTGCGGTGATATTGTAAACGAACTTCCGCTGGCGCAGCCTACCGTTTCTCAACACTTAAAGGAATTAAAAAATGCCGGACTTATCAAAGGAAGTATTGAAGGCAATACCATCTGCTATTGTATTGATGAAAAAGCATTTGAGATTTTGAATACTTACTTTTCAAATATCATCACTGCAGTTAAAAAGCAAAACTGCTGTTAA